The genomic window TGCAGTATatgatcaactgctgctcaacatttatcagctttgACATAATATGCTCAGATTCAGTGGCCATAAGTTCCTGTGCATAAACAGTGTGAACGTAACAGAACCAGAAATTGGAGGCTAAACTGACGGCTAGCGTTAAGGCGTAGTACTGCAATACTATGCAGCATAGCCATAGCCATAGCCATAGCCATAGACATAGGCCACACCAGTGTTGAGTAAACAGAAGTATCAACCAGGCTAAAATCAGCTTTACTAACACCTCCAATGCAAAATCCACTGGGTAGTTTTAGGGCTTAAGACTGATAAAAATGAATCATGTTTACTCATTATTCCTATctcttttgaaataataattaaaatgatttaatcACAGAATATGTCCTACTATGTTGTTAAGTCATCACATCTGATCTTTAATGTGCCAAAACCGCTGCTTCCGCTTCTGCCAATGTTGCTCCTCCAATTTACTGTGACTgttagaaaaacagagcagaaaaagagacacatgATGCTGTAAACAATTAAAGATATGGAGCCTCTGATTCATCTTGTTTAGCCTCGTCTGCAGTAATTAGTGCGGTTTGTAGCACACTGCAGTGCCACAACATAAATAAGATATAATCCTGATGAGCACTTCAGATAGAAATCCTCCCTGGCTGTATGGAGGTGGCATCGAATCCCCCTGGACTCACTGCAGGCTGCAGCTTCAGCTCTTACGTAATCCTCCTGTTACGCAACACGAGCTACTGCGAGCTGGTGACCTGAACAACCAGTGGCAATCCCCATCTCATCACTGCACCACCTCTGTCATCCATCTGTGCTTCACAGGGCATTTAAATAGCCTGTAATGGTATATAAAACAGACCTGCAGGGTGTGTACAGAAGAAGCGTCAGCTGAAGGTTTCACTTCATAAGAAAAAATTCAATTCCTGCGAACAGAAGCTAGCTTTTCCTTTATTTCATGCCGTTGCTTTTTTCCCTTTATGTGATAAAAGTTTGATGAGATCAGATGCAATCTCAGTGCTGGCTGTGTAGATAAAAATAACAggagaagagagacaaagagtaGATTAAAAACGCAAATGAAGTAGGCCACACTGAAGACATTTCATCAGCTTGATTACTTATTTACTTAACCTTCATTTACCTCTGATAGACTCAAGCTTAACCTGCCAGCTCGGTGTTCTGTATGCAGACTGACATGATTTCATCTCAGGAACAGATAATATGAAACGTCTCCAATTTCATGATGATGAATATGTTCTCTAAACTGCAGATAGACCTCTTTGTCAGCCTGATACAGACCCAGTGTCTGAACACTTTTGGAGGAAGTGGGTGGGTCtctctttttatatttaaagcaaTAACATGCCTCAGTCTAAACAAGTGTATCCTCTGAACTGCAGCACAGGCAAGATCAATATTACCTCTTTGAGACAGTGTCTGAACAAGAACTTACAGTAGTTTACATTTCAATATTCACATGACAGATATGACAACGTGagctgtgattaaaaaaagagatgtgTTTCCATCTCTACACAGGCTGCTGGATCATTTATAGACAATATAAAGCCAAATGTTTGCATATGCAGCTCCCACCTCTCTTTAGCTTCAGTCATGCTCAATAAAAGCCTGtatcttcatgttttaaaaacaaacgtAGCCTCTTTGGTCTCCTACCAGATGCCAACTCACACCAGACTTCACCCTAAATTTGGACTGTTTCCATGAAACACTCCTCCTCACGCCCCCCTCTATCTCATGagcataaaataataaaacacagcaaaaactTGTCTTCATGCTGCCAAAGGCGTCCAATCAGATGAGGACAAGAATAAAcggtacaaaaataaatgatgagttGCTCAATATGTGTTTGAAAGCAACTCCAGACATGATGTCAGTATAATTTGTCCCAGTGTAGCTCCATGCGAAAGGCTAATGGTGTCCCTGAAGAGAGGGGGATCAATAGGGTGCTGCTCTGTGTCCTGATGTGGGCTGGAAGGGATCAAATATAACCTGTCTGGTGCCTGAGGTCCTAATGAGACCGATATAGGGGGCTAAGAATGGAATCCAGTGTTGATTAGACTGAGTGCTTCGACAGGTTTCTCCTAAAGAGCGCAACAGTGATAAGATGTCAGCGGTTAATGACCAATCTGTACTTTTGAATGTGCTACGATTATGCTCTGACTTTAAATCTTTCTTATTGCTCCACTAATGCAAAGATAAAGCACTATTAATTCCAAGCTGACTTACTTGGCCCTGTGAGCTTTGAGGAAGTGCAGAGAGATGGTTGTAAGTGATTCCGTGTGAGAGATTGCAAAGGTGGATGAAAAAAGGAGGccagaaaaaaatgcagaacaAGTTTGACGTAGTTAAAGCTGCACAGCAACATGTTGTCTTGACACACACATGCCAGTAATACTGAAGCTATCTAACTTACAGTTTTATTAAAACCTTCTTTAATGTAGATTTCTCTTGAATCCAAGTCATTCCACTGCAGTTTGAAGCATTATTAAGATCTGGATGGTTGTACAGAACCCTCAGCAGAGTAGACATATTAGGTAGACTTTACAGCGTAAATGTCAAGTTACCTTGCAGTGGGTGTTTGCATTTAACGCTCCCTTGAAACATGAAGGCAATTTGAGTAACAAGCAGCCATTCAGTTGTCATGaacaagagagagctgctgtatTTAATGTACTGCATGCACATTAACAGTGCTGATATATCACTGTCACTGCCATGCTGCATAATGGAGCCTTGTAGGTCTACTAGTATAGTATATATAGTATCTATACTGGAACACAGACTTAACACATGCTTGGTGTGAAACAGAAGATAGGCTGTTGTGAATATACCATGTTTCATTATGTTTTTAACTTCctatcttcttcttttatttatgttgtcCTGTGCTCACCATGTGGTtttctttgttgtgtgtttctctgttaacatgtggattgttttttttatgtttttatttattaatgctgctGTGGAGGCAGTGGAGTATGTGCAGCGCTTCAGTCTAAGGcaaatttccccaaggggacaataaagcaCATCGTATTGTGTCGTGTTGAGTTGTGTCGCTTGTTCTGCATCACGCATCATATTGAATGTGTATTTatgattttttgtttctatGTAAGAAGAGGGAAATAAAGAACTGTTTGATTCCTTTGTAGGGACAACATCATGGAAAAATAATGCTTCTCAAcctgaattaaaataattagaGCAACCTCAGCTCACCTAAAACAGGATGACATCAAAGTGATTTCAGATCCAGTATTCTGCACACAGCTCTCCTTTCATCTTCTACATGATTCCAGCTTTCCCATCAGCTTCGTTCCCAGTCTCCCACTGTGGAGAGACACTACCCATGTTTCACTGCTCTCTGTCATCTTTCCATTGCGCCTGCAGCAAGGTCTTCCATGTGCAGTATCAAATCAGAGTTTCTTATCTGTGGAATTAGGCCAGGCTTATCACACCACACTGTGGAACTGGCTGTGTCACCTTATTTGGGGCTGTGTGCGGCCTGTGTGGCAGACTGGATTTGAGCTGACTGGGAAGTTTGTGTCCCAGTGCAGCCTAAACACAGTCGGtcctgtttcctccagtgttgtCTATTGTAGGGGTGAATGGGGCCAGTGTTTATAGGGGACTGAAAATGATCAACACTGACGAGGTGGGAAGATAAGGAAACAAAATTTGGCCCACTAAGGATCTATCAATCACAACAGCTTCAATTGTTCTCATAGATGATGTAATGTGTTCATTATGTAGGTGAAGGTGCCCTTAAACATTTTAATGCAGACACAGGTTTCAACAATGACCATGAATTGAAGTCACTTGGCCATAAGAAGCTACTTCTCaaagaaccaagcaccgaacctggggggacagagccttctccatagccgcccccaccctctggaactcactctcctctcatatccaaaactgctctgaccctccaacattcaaatctcttataaaaactcacctttttaagttagcttttaatttatgattgtaatgttgtttgtttcatttgatttgtgttccttgttccttgcttgtattgattttaacagttgtacagtgtcattgagtttctgaaaagcgctatataaataaaatgtattattatttattattactttgtagccctaaaataaaacatgtaggTGGCCTGCTGTAGTGATAAAGTTGTATCTTTGCACCATGAGTCTACAACAACGACATACAGTATTACACTTCCACTGAGATCCTGATTTTTTCTTGCAGACAAAAGCTGATGTTCTTGAACTTTATAAGCACAGAAAgagtttgaaaagaaaatgaagagtGTGACAGTATGTTTGCACCATACGctgaaaaataacttttatGCACTAAGTATAAAAAtgtgcattcattcattcattcattcattcattcatcttttTTCATGTATCTAAGTTTCAAAGTTAAGTAAGGCTGTTTGAAGCTGCATGAAATCACTTTGTTTAAATTGTATCCATGCAAGCTTAATTTTGGGCGAATAAAAATGTACTTGGGCCACCAAATAATACAGTTTGGTGCCCCATGGTGACAGTGTAAGCGCCTCTCCCAGCAGCAGTGAAATATTAAACGTCATATATAATATGGCTGTACTATTTCCTCCAGAGAAGTTGTGGTTTAAAAGTCAATGTTTGGATCTGTATATCTGATAGATTATTGAGGTTGTATTATcctctttttcatattttaaaaggtaaatatattaaaatctTGGCTGTAAACACTCAAGGTGGGCAAAGAAATCCCTGGGTGAGACCGCCGGCTGCTCACTCTACAATTAAGCGAGATCAACAAGAGATTTGCTCAGATTGTGACATCAGCAACTTTGTTGAATCAATTTAAAAAGCCAGATTTGTCattttagaaaaagtgaaagaacATTTGTTCCATGGTAACAGTGAAGGAGGCTTCAAGAATGCTAGATTCTGAAATTCTGAGGGGAGGTTTTTAAAGAGAAGAACTGAAATGAAGCATTTTTACTACCACATTGCTAttctattgttattttattgtatttttgtcattgtatgccacagtgacatgttttttcattctttgacagtgggcatgttattgtaATATTGGTATGATGAATGTATTGactgtgagcagcactgcacttgTGTCCATGACAAATTTCCCCccagagaaaataaagtttatcttatcttatcttattttcagacagaggctgaaatgagtggtttcaaagacaccagcctgagataTTAAGTACTGAGCTGTTAATCATGTAAAGGTACACAAAGCCACCAGAGGGACAATATTAGGCCTATAAAAGAGAGTAATATCCCCTCTGTAAACACCAGCAGACGTTACAGATGGACTCTGTTTGCtggttgaaaaaaatgtttacctAGGCTGATCTGATCTGAGGGACATGAGGTCAGTAGGTTAAAGCAGTATGACTGTACATAATGCATGGAATGAAAAGGATTAGTTCATATCATCCATCAGTATGTTGACCTATGCCCTGTTTAGTATCCTACACGGTTATCTTACAGCTCCAATGATTCTAAGACAGATATACTATCTGACAGGCATACATTGTATAATACAATAAACAGGTTATTACATAGTGGTACAAACATGTTCAGGTAGCAGTCCAGCAGGTGTTTTACACAAGACGGAAGTTCGGTTTATTTTCAGTTGCATGTTTGTAAAAATGATTTCTCTCCCCCATCAGAGGGAAGTGATTGTGCCACATTTGTACACATGGTGAACAGCCGTGAGAGCTTCCTTCACCAGCCACAATGTCGGATCTCTTGCATAACAGCGTTGGCTCTCATGAGAGTGACATTATGCCACACTATGAGAACAATAGTTGCGTTAGGGTCACGTAGGAGGATGGCCTAGTTTGTGTAACACTGACGATCTGTGGACAGATATTGGGGAAGTTTTCTGCTGCTTATCCTATTTCTCATTAGTATCGCGATTGAAAAACCAGGTATGACATCCTCTGTCTCCTAGGCACTGACATGGTGTACTTCCTCCGTGATGgaaaatcaaacacagccaAGCAGCTGACTGTTTGAGTTGGCAGGTGGACAATCAGGAGCAGAAGCATGTGGAccaatattcaaatgcaaacaCAGCCTATTTGTTTTGCAAAGTCCTAGGAGCTATTGTTGTAACCTGACTGCTGTCTGCTGCTTGCTAAACTACCTGAAACAAATAAAGTTGTTTATCTTTTTACGGCCAGTGGACACACTTCGTTCTTTACTTTAAAACCTGTTGCTGTATGGGAGCCAAATTTGTGGTAGGAAGAAGGCTTTGGAGAGTGGGTTTACGATCCCACAGGTCTCATATTGTTTTACTTTAAGTGCAGTTTTTGAATGGTACTCTGTTTTTTTTGAGAGAgattgtccttgtgtttcaacCTTCTGAAGTTTGCCTCTCTGCTCAGTTCAATGTTAAACTTAGGCTGTGGTGTATATTCATAAATCTTGTCTTAAATCAGACATTTGAATAATCATAGTCTggaaaaaagtaacaaaacttTGAAAGTAGGCATCAATCCTTCAACCTGATGTCATCATGAATGAAAAGAGGGAATAGAAGAAATAATTTGTCTTGTATGAAAACTCCACACTTGTTCAAaatgatgaatgtgtgtgacaATGTGTAACCGTGTTGTGTTTTTACCTTTCTGGACATGGATGATGTCTGGGTAGTTTGCCAGATGTCCTTGGTAAAGAGCCAACAAATCCATAATGGGGTCTAGATCCTTGCCAGGCTGCTCAGCAAAATAATCCCCGATGGACTCAAACGCGTCCCCGGTGAAGGAGATGGCCTGGTTCAGTCCGGTTGAGTACACTTGCTGGTCCATTTCGAAGGCTTGGCTGAGGACTTTAAATGACAGCCCCACTTTCTGATACTCCTTCTTAAAGCCACTGATCTGCTTGCGGGCAAACTCGTTGACAGTGGCGTTCAGCTGCAAGGTGCTGTCATCCATCCTCTTGGTGAAAGTCTTGAATCCATCTATTTTGCTCTCCACCTCCTGGAAGTCCAGCGGAGCAGCAGGGGTGCTGATAGTGAGGAAAAAGTTGGCTCCAACCATCTCGTCCTTCTCCGCCTTCCTCTTGCCCTGCTTCCAGGACTTTTCATCAGTGCTGTTGCAGGTGAGGAAGTGCTGGAACACATCACACCTAGCCAGGACTGGGTGGCTGGTCATGTGGTTCATCCACCATATGAGGCCTTTCCTCCTCTTGGAGATAAAGTCCTCCTCAAAGCGCCCTGTGGCCTGCTTCTCAGGGATGTGGGGCACCGAGATGACAGGAAATTTCTCCACCAGCCGAGCGTACAGCCAGTCAAAGTGCTTATACCTCCTGTTCACCTGGTTCTGCGTATGGGTGGGGGTTAGCTTGTAGGACATGTAGCTTTTCATACCTTTAAACTTGGTCTGCTTAGTGGGGTCATCAATAGAACAAGCAAAGGGGTAGGGGTTCTCCTGCCACTCAGGACCATACTGACCCAGCACCACACAGATTTTGTCCCCGTCCTTCACAAACCCAGCTGCCTCCCCGAGCACAAACGCTTCTCCTCCTGACTTCACAAAGGTGGAAAACCGGTTCAGGTTTCTACTGACAGTGGCCGAGCTCTTTGCTTGCTGTGCATTACCTctggacatggaggatgttgtgACTCTGTATGTAGATGGTCCATTTCCTTCATAGTCGTGATACCTTCCTCCAACAGTCCCTGGCTCGTCTGCAACAGTGGAGCTGTCATCCCAGTCATCATCCCAGTCATCGTCGCTGCCTGGACTGGGCTGGTAGATGTTGGGCTGCTGTGGGTGCTGCTGTGCTGGAGGTGGTGGGGAGAAAGCGGGGAAAGAAGGGGGAGACGGTTTAGAAAAGTTATTCTGCGGTTTATTTGAGCCGTCAAAACCTCCGGATGGGATGTTGGCGTATCGTGAGTCCGGGTAAGTGTCCCCAgatgtgctgctgcagctgttgttgttcaACGTGGAGGCGGCGTCGTTCCTCAGTATCTCCACGTACGAAGCGGGGAACAGACCCCTCTCTCCTTTGCTGTTAGCCCCCTCAAACCATCCGTCAATGTCCTGCTCACTGTACAAAGTTAAGATCTCATTCTCCTTCACAGACACCTCTCCGGGGTTCTCAGAGTTGAAGTCGTACAGCGCCCTGGCTTTGAGCGCCATGATCCTCCACAGCTGGAAGCAGACCAGAACAGCGGGCTAACTTGGGGCTGGCTGACCGGGGCAGGAGGGACGAGCAGCGGGCAAGCCAGGCTAGCTCTAGTCAGCCCACAGCCCGAAACTCCTCCTGAAACTCCGCGTACAAACTTCTCCTAGTGTGGGAAAATGCTGTTTGTATCCCCTCCTGCGCGGTTGTTATTCCGTGTGCCAAACCTGGGAGGAAAGCATGGGTTGTTTTGAATCCAGCGGTGGCAGTGTGTGGATCTGAAGGTATTTTCCGCTACAACAACATTAGTCTGAGTCCTTCTTCCACTCTCCCTCCGAGCTGAGTCGGACGCTTCTGCCTTCACGCTGCGCAGCAACCGCACGTCGAGCAGGCTGAATAATCGAGGGCGGAGCTACAAGATGCTGCAGTCCACCCAGACAGCACAAATCAACCCGCCTATGAGCGCTGCAACAAAGCTCACATCAGGCACTTGTTGAGGGCCTCAGAACACCAAACATACCCCAGACCAGCCTCACCAGCCTGTCAGGACTTTGTGTCCCATTTAGGAAGAGTTGCACTCTGAGCTGAGAGGTCATAGGGGGAGTCAACTGACCATGCAAATTTtaaccttatttatttattattattattattattattattattattattattattattattatt from Notolabrus celidotus isolate fNotCel1 chromosome 9, fNotCel1.pri, whole genome shotgun sequence includes these protein-coding regions:
- the snx18a gene encoding sorting nexin-18a, which encodes MALKARALYDFNSENPGEVSVKENEILTLYSEQDIDGWFEGANSKGERGLFPASYVEILRNDAASTLNNNSCSSTSGDTYPDSRYANIPSGGFDGSNKPQNNFSKPSPPSFPAFSPPPPAQQHPQQPNIYQPSPGSDDDWDDDWDDSSTVADEPGTVGGRYHDYEGNGPSTYRVTTSSMSRGNAQQAKSSATVSRNLNRFSTFVKSGGEAFVLGEAAGFVKDGDKICVVLGQYGPEWQENPYPFACSIDDPTKQTKFKGMKSYMSYKLTPTHTQNQVNRRYKHFDWLYARLVEKFPVISVPHIPEKQATGRFEEDFISKRRKGLIWWMNHMTSHPVLARCDVFQHFLTCNSTDEKSWKQGKRKAEKDEMVGANFFLTISTPAAPLDFQEVESKIDGFKTFTKRMDDSTLQLNATVNEFARKQISGFKKEYQKVGLSFKVLSQAFEMDQQVYSTGLNQAISFTGDAFESIGDYFAEQPGKDLDPIMDLLALYQGHLANYPDIIHVQKGALTKVKESQKHVEEGKMDPAQAEGINERCNIISCATLAEIQHFHQIRVRDFKAQMQHCLQQQISFFKKITGKLEEALQKYDNA